In Kushneria marisflavi, the following are encoded in one genomic region:
- a CDS encoding AraC family transcriptional regulator, whose product MSEKASFALSSDLISELLTGMRLRGVQYRRIQTGPEFGLGFDKKPGHAYFHYLAVGTAMLRTRDGALHELKPGSAVFIPHGKGHQLLSDVQQPFREIDTFDATQLGESVSGVDTCPSTHPTPSAVLFYGCMTFDLGGMQALEKLMPDVMVADAHGERYPGLPPILDAMKREICSGRIGFAGVLARLAEVAAAMIVRGWIESGCENVSGLVAALRDPRLARAILALHRQPGREWTVAQLAAESHVSRSVFAQRFQSTIGVSPLRYATELRMSLASRWLADDRLSIDTVAQRLGYTSQAAFSRAFKRINGHSPGASRRQGSIDRPVTQASIT is encoded by the coding sequence ATGTCCGAAAAAGCATCCTTTGCCCTGTCTTCTGATCTCATCAGTGAACTGTTAACGGGCATGCGCCTGCGTGGCGTCCAGTACCGCCGTATTCAGACGGGGCCCGAGTTTGGCCTGGGCTTCGATAAAAAGCCGGGGCATGCCTACTTCCATTATCTGGCCGTCGGCACGGCCATGCTGCGAACACGGGACGGCGCACTACATGAGCTGAAGCCTGGCAGCGCGGTATTTATCCCCCATGGCAAAGGGCATCAATTGCTATCGGATGTGCAGCAGCCATTCAGGGAAATCGATACGTTTGATGCGACGCAGTTGGGAGAATCTGTCAGCGGCGTGGATACCTGCCCTAGCACACACCCGACACCGAGTGCGGTGCTGTTCTACGGCTGCATGACGTTCGATCTTGGTGGCATGCAGGCGCTGGAAAAACTGATGCCGGACGTGATGGTGGCGGATGCCCATGGGGAGAGGTATCCGGGGCTGCCGCCCATACTGGACGCCATGAAACGTGAGATTTGCTCGGGACGTATTGGCTTTGCCGGCGTTCTGGCCCGACTGGCCGAGGTGGCGGCCGCCATGATCGTGCGGGGATGGATCGAAAGCGGGTGTGAAAACGTCTCGGGCCTTGTCGCGGCATTACGCGATCCACGTCTGGCACGCGCCATCCTGGCGCTTCATCGCCAGCCGGGTAGAGAGTGGACCGTAGCGCAACTGGCGGCCGAGTCGCATGTGTCCCGGTCCGTCTTTGCCCAGCGCTTTCAGTCCACCATTGGCGTTTCACCGCTGCGCTATGCCACAGAGTTGCGGATGAGCCTTGCAAGCCGATGGCTGGCCGACGACAGACTATCGATCGATACGGTGGCCCAACGTCTGGGATATACCTCCCAGGCGGCGTTCAGCAGAGCATTCAAGCGTATTAATGGCCATTCACCAGGGGCCAGCCGACGCCAGGGTAGCATCGACAGGCCCGTTACACAGGCCAGCATCACATAG
- the nhaC gene encoding Na+/H+ antiporter NhaC encodes MAFLSRHEADTSLPRAPGMLDALFPIMAVIVMLALSVTLFGADSSSGPTQIALILGAMLAAIVGLKNGHQWQAIEEGINRGIHLSLGAILILLSVGAMIGTWTMGGVVPTMIYYGLEILSPHYFYATACLLCALVSVSVGSSWTVAGTIGIGLIGIANGLGLSSAITAGAIISGGYFGDKMSPLSDTTNLAPASAEAELFAHIRHMLWTTTPSLILALIAFLVLGLGGPDQVATPERITDIQQTLSDHFTISAWLLLPLLALLIMAWKQMPAFPTIFIGAMLGVLFALVFQREAVIGLADTPSLGHAMALLKGSWIALYDGYSARTGNDAIDALLTNGGMDSMLTTVWLILSAMTFGGVIERLGLLERAVSGLLRVARSTSSLIISTLATGLATNIVTGDQYLSVVLPGRIYKAEFQRRRLKPVNLSRALEDSGTITSPLIPWNSCGAYMAATLGVATLSYAPFAFFNLINLGIAVLYALIGFRVTRMSDDEQPDHDAELPTLSDGQIIDDQYEASTGRA; translated from the coding sequence ATGGCTTTCCTTTCCCGTCACGAGGCCGACACCTCCTTGCCACGTGCCCCCGGCATGCTGGATGCGCTTTTCCCCATTATGGCCGTGATCGTCATGCTGGCGCTGAGCGTGACGCTGTTCGGCGCTGACTCTTCCAGCGGCCCGACCCAGATCGCGCTGATCCTGGGGGCCATGCTGGCCGCTATCGTGGGTCTGAAAAACGGCCATCAGTGGCAGGCCATAGAAGAGGGCATCAACCGCGGCATTCATCTCTCGCTCGGGGCGATCCTGATTTTGCTGTCAGTCGGCGCCATGATCGGCACCTGGACGATGGGGGGCGTGGTACCGACGATGATCTATTACGGACTCGAGATCCTCTCCCCTCACTACTTCTACGCCACGGCCTGTCTGCTGTGCGCGCTGGTCTCGGTGTCGGTCGGCAGCTCCTGGACGGTGGCCGGCACCATCGGCATTGGCCTGATCGGCATCGCCAACGGGCTGGGACTGTCGAGCGCGATCACGGCTGGCGCCATCATTTCCGGTGGCTATTTCGGCGACAAGATGTCGCCGCTGTCCGACACCACCAATCTGGCCCCCGCCTCGGCCGAGGCCGAGCTGTTCGCCCATATTCGCCACATGCTCTGGACCACCACGCCGAGTCTCATTCTGGCGCTGATCGCCTTTCTGGTACTGGGTCTGGGCGGCCCCGACCAGGTGGCTACCCCCGAGCGCATCACCGATATCCAGCAGACCCTGAGTGATCACTTCACCATCAGCGCCTGGCTGTTGCTGCCGCTGCTGGCGCTTCTGATCATGGCGTGGAAGCAGATGCCGGCGTTTCCGACCATCTTTATCGGCGCCATGCTGGGGGTACTGTTTGCGCTGGTCTTTCAGCGCGAGGCCGTGATTGGTCTGGCCGATACGCCCTCGCTGGGTCATGCCATGGCGCTTTTGAAGGGCAGCTGGATTGCACTCTATGACGGCTACAGCGCCCGGACCGGAAATGACGCGATCGATGCGCTACTCACCAATGGTGGCATGGACAGCATGCTGACCACGGTCTGGCTGATCCTGTCGGCCATGACCTTTGGCGGCGTCATTGAACGTCTGGGGCTTCTGGAGCGCGCCGTCAGCGGTCTTCTGCGCGTGGCGCGCAGCACCTCCTCCCTGATCATCTCAACGCTGGCGACCGGTCTTGCCACCAACATCGTGACCGGCGATCAGTATCTTTCCGTGGTGCTGCCCGGGCGTATCTACAAGGCCGAGTTTCAGCGTCGCCGGCTCAAGCCGGTGAACCTGTCCCGCGCACTGGAGGACTCCGGCACGATCACCTCACCGCTGATCCCGTGGAACAGCTGCGGCGCCTATATGGCGGCAACGCTTGGGGTAGCCACCCTGAGCTATGCGCCCTTTGCCTTTTTCAATCTGATCAATTTAGGCATCGCCGTACTTTATGCCCTGATCGGCTTTCGTGTGACGCGCATGAGCGATGACGAGCAACCCGATCACGACGCCGAGCTGCCTACGCTCTCCGATGGACAGATCATTGACGATCAGTATGAGGCTAGCACCGGACGCGCCTGA
- a CDS encoding metallophosphoesterase family protein, translated as MTLPLCDHTSFAIDTPVGVISDTHGLLRDEALKAMEGCALILHLGDVGEPEILEQLAEQAPLVAIRGNVDRAAWCESLPMRRDIVVNDWRIHLVHDIADFDTDTVCDAVLHGHSHKPRQQWIDGGAGVRRLYFNPGSAGRRRFKLPITAGQLWAGKDRLCSGVMHLLKD; from the coding sequence ATGACGCTTCCTCTGTGTGATCACACCTCTTTTGCCATTGATACCCCTGTCGGTGTGATCAGCGATACACACGGTCTGCTGCGTGATGAGGCGCTAAAAGCCATGGAAGGCTGCGCGCTGATTCTGCATCTGGGCGATGTTGGTGAGCCGGAAATCCTCGAGCAACTGGCCGAACAGGCACCGCTGGTCGCCATACGAGGCAATGTAGATCGGGCGGCATGGTGCGAGTCACTGCCGATGCGGCGCGATATTGTGGTCAACGACTGGCGGATTCACCTGGTGCATGACATCGCTGATTTTGATACCGACACGGTCTGCGATGCGGTGCTGCATGGCCATTCTCACAAGCCGCGGCAGCAGTGGATCGATGGTGGTGCGGGCGTTCGACGGCTTTATTTCAACCCTGGCAGCGCCGGCAGGCGCCGGTTCAAATTGCCCATCACGGCCGGTCAATTGTGGGCGGGCAAGGACAGGCTTTGCAGTGGCGTCATGCATCTTCTGAAGGATTGA
- a CDS encoding SDR family NAD(P)-dependent oxidoreductase — MNKSVFITGATSGFGRAAARRFAEAGFSLVLTGRRRERLEALKSELSGKVAVHVIELDVRDEAAVKRAANELPDEFASVHVLLNNAGLALAPEPAQDVALEDWHTMIDTNVKGLVNVTHALLPTLIKLGAGTSIVNIGSTAGKWPYKGSHVYGATKAFVEQFSYNLRCDLQGTGVRVTDIAPGMAETEFTLVRTKGDQAASDQLYGNTTPMSAEDIAEQMFYVATLPAHLNINFLEIQPVRQVWAGMAVDRDE; from the coding sequence GTGAACAAGAGCGTTTTCATTACCGGTGCCACCTCAGGATTTGGCCGTGCTGCCGCCCGCCGCTTCGCCGAGGCCGGTTTTTCGCTGGTGTTGACCGGTCGCCGCCGTGAGCGTCTGGAGGCGCTGAAAAGCGAGCTCTCCGGCAAGGTGGCCGTTCACGTCATCGAGCTGGACGTGCGCGATGAAGCCGCGGTGAAAAGGGCCGCGAATGAGCTACCGGACGAGTTTGCCTCTGTCCATGTCCTGCTTAATAACGCAGGCCTTGCACTGGCGCCGGAGCCGGCTCAGGACGTGGCGCTGGAGGACTGGCACACCATGATCGATACCAACGTGAAAGGGCTGGTAAACGTCACTCACGCGCTGCTGCCGACCCTGATCAAGCTCGGTGCCGGCACCAGCATCGTCAATATCGGCTCCACCGCTGGCAAGTGGCCCTACAAGGGCAGCCACGTCTACGGCGCCACCAAGGCCTTCGTCGAGCAGTTCAGCTACAACCTGCGCTGTGACCTTCAGGGCACCGGCGTGCGTGTCACCGACATCGCCCCCGGCATGGCCGAAACCGAGTTCACTCTGGTACGTACCAAGGGCGACCAGGCGGCTTCCGACCAGCTCTATGGCAACACCACGCCGATGTCGGCCGAAGACATCGCCGAGCAGATGTTTTATGTCGCCACACTGCCGGCGCATCTCAACATCAACTTCCTTGAAATCCAGCCGGTGCGTCAGGTCTGGGCGGGCATGGCCGTTGATCGCGACGAGTGA
- a CDS encoding MFS transporter, translating into MSNDVAGAAERAADNAPTTPAWMAVFSLAMGVFGLLTAEYLPASLLTPMASDLGVSEAMAGQAVTVTAVVALFAGLLVPGLTRKLDRRKVLLGFSVLMIASNLLVALSSSLAVLLVMRVLLGIALGGFWSMAAAVAMRLVPARLVPRALSIIFSGIAVGTVVSVPLGSYLGGLHGWRSAFIAAAAVGALTLLFQVFTLPRMAPSKVVQTASVAGLLRRPGVAMGMMGCVLAHTGQYALFTYIRPALENVSHIDVDGLSLMLLGFGVANFLGTLMAGWLMERSLRATLVVMPALVGIAAFGIIWLPVPQTGLMLLVALWGLAFGGVPVAWSNWVTRAVPDQAETAGGMVVASVQSSIAAGAALGGLVFGLSGVTGVFITGGSVMLLAALFIGLRVHVARSGHGACAEPVMHL; encoded by the coding sequence ATGAGCAATGATGTCGCTGGGGCAGCAGAGCGTGCTGCCGACAACGCGCCGACAACTCCGGCGTGGATGGCCGTGTTTTCCCTGGCCATGGGGGTGTTTGGCCTGCTGACGGCGGAATATCTTCCCGCCAGTCTTTTGACGCCGATGGCTTCGGATCTCGGGGTGTCCGAGGCGATGGCCGGTCAGGCGGTAACGGTGACGGCAGTGGTTGCCCTGTTTGCAGGTCTGCTGGTGCCGGGACTGACCAGGAAGCTAGATCGTCGAAAGGTACTGCTGGGCTTTTCCGTGCTGATGATTGCGTCCAATTTACTGGTGGCGCTGTCATCGAGCCTGGCGGTCCTGTTGGTGATGCGCGTTCTGCTGGGTATTGCGTTGGGCGGTTTCTGGAGCATGGCCGCCGCCGTCGCGATGCGGCTGGTGCCCGCAAGGCTTGTTCCTCGCGCACTGTCCATCATCTTCAGCGGTATCGCGGTGGGGACAGTGGTTTCCGTGCCGCTTGGCAGCTATCTGGGGGGCCTTCATGGCTGGCGTAGCGCCTTCATTGCAGCGGCCGCCGTCGGCGCACTGACGCTACTCTTTCAGGTCTTTACGCTGCCCCGCATGGCCCCGAGCAAGGTGGTACAGACTGCCTCTGTCGCTGGGTTGCTCCGCCGCCCCGGTGTTGCGATGGGCATGATGGGATGTGTGCTTGCCCATACGGGCCAGTACGCATTGTTCACCTACATTCGGCCTGCCCTCGAAAACGTTTCCCATATCGATGTGGATGGCCTGTCGCTCATGCTACTGGGATTCGGGGTCGCCAATTTCCTTGGAACACTCATGGCCGGCTGGCTTATGGAGCGCAGTCTGCGCGCTACGCTGGTGGTCATGCCCGCACTGGTCGGCATTGCAGCATTTGGCATCATCTGGCTGCCTGTTCCGCAGACCGGACTGATGCTGCTGGTTGCCCTCTGGGGGTTGGCATTCGGGGGTGTGCCAGTGGCATGGTCGAACTGGGTCACTCGCGCCGTACCGGATCAGGCCGAAACGGCGGGGGGGATGGTCGTCGCCTCTGTGCAGTCCTCGATCGCTGCAGGTGCTGCGCTGGGCGGTCTTGTCTTTGGACTGAGTGGCGTGACGGGTGTGTTCATTACTGGAGGAAGTGTCATGTTGCTGGCAGCGCTTTTTATCGGCTTGCGGGTTCACGTTGCACGCTCAGGTCACGGCGCTTGCGCAGAGCCAGTCATGCATCTTTAA
- a CDS encoding NAD(P)(+) transhydrogenase (Re/Si-specific) subunit beta: MLSQGFVSAAAIAASVLFILSLGGLSNQEKAKRAVWYGIIGMAVAVFFTAFGPGIGGYWLMIPMIIIGAIIGTRLARRVEMTEMPQLVAALHSFVGLAAVFVAWSADLERRRVLAARAADGVMQDFSAFAALLAHKAPDELMFLQVEVVLGIFIGAVTFTGSVVAFGKLAGKIDGKPRQLPGGHLLNAGAAVLSLLLAILYLNGAGFWTLLLLAGLAFFIGYHLIMGIGGADMPVVVSMLNSYSGWAAAAIGFTLSNDLLIVTGALVGSSGAILSYIMCKAMNRNFVNVILGGFGGSTGPAAEIEGEQVAIDANGVASALNDAESVIIVPGYGMAVAQAQSAVSDLVRKLRAAGKEVRFAIHPVAGRLPGHMNVLLAEAKVPYDIVLEMDEINDDFASTDVVIVIGSNDIVNPAAQEDPNSPIAGMPVLKVWEAKQVFISKRGQGTGYSGIENPLFYKDNSRMFYGDARESLNALLPMVD; this comes from the coding sequence ATGTTGAGTCAAGGGTTCGTATCTGCCGCGGCGATCGCGGCAAGTGTTCTGTTTATTCTGTCGCTGGGTGGCCTGAGCAATCAGGAGAAGGCCAAGCGAGCTGTCTGGTACGGCATTATCGGCATGGCCGTGGCGGTATTTTTCACCGCTTTCGGCCCCGGTATCGGCGGCTACTGGCTGATGATTCCGATGATCATCATCGGCGCCATCATTGGTACCCGACTGGCACGTCGGGTCGAGATGACCGAGATGCCACAGCTGGTGGCGGCACTGCACAGCTTTGTCGGCCTGGCAGCCGTGTTCGTGGCCTGGAGCGCCGATCTGGAACGTCGCCGGGTGCTGGCCGCCCGTGCGGCAGATGGCGTCATGCAGGACTTCTCCGCCTTTGCAGCGCTTCTGGCGCACAAGGCGCCGGATGAGCTGATGTTTTTGCAGGTTGAAGTGGTGCTGGGCATCTTCATCGGGGCGGTGACATTTACCGGCTCGGTGGTGGCCTTTGGCAAGCTGGCCGGAAAGATCGACGGCAAGCCGCGCCAGCTCCCCGGCGGTCATCTGCTCAATGCCGGTGCTGCCGTGCTTTCACTGCTGCTGGCCATCCTGTATCTCAACGGCGCCGGCTTCTGGACGCTGCTGTTACTGGCGGGACTGGCGTTTTTCATCGGTTACCACCTGATCATGGGCATCGGCGGTGCCGACATGCCGGTCGTGGTATCGATGCTCAACAGCTACTCCGGCTGGGCCGCCGCCGCGATCGGCTTTACGCTCTCCAACGATCTACTGATCGTGACCGGCGCGCTGGTGGGCTCCTCCGGGGCAATTCTCTCCTACATCATGTGCAAGGCGATGAACCGCAACTTCGTCAACGTGATCCTGGGCGGCTTTGGTGGCAGCACCGGCCCGGCCGCGGAGATCGAAGGCGAGCAGGTGGCGATCGACGCCAATGGCGTGGCGAGCGCGCTCAACGATGCCGAGAGCGTCATCATTGTGCCGGGCTATGGCATGGCGGTGGCCCAGGCCCAGAGCGCGGTGAGCGATCTGGTGCGCAAGCTGCGCGCGGCAGGCAAGGAAGTGCGCTTTGCCATCCACCCGGTGGCCGGTCGTCTGCCGGGGCACATGAACGTGCTGCTGGCAGAAGCGAAAGTGCCCTACGATATCGTGCTGGAGATGGACGAGATCAACGACGATTTCGCCTCGACCGATGTGGTGATCGTCATCGGCTCCAACGACATCGTTAACCCGGCCGCTCAGGAAGACCCGAACAGCCCGATCGCCGGCATGCCGGTATTGAAGGTCTGGGAAGCCAAACAGGTGTTCATTTCCAAGCGTGGTCAGGGCACCGGCTACTCCGGCATCGAAAACCCGCTGTTCTACAAGGACAACAGCCGCATGTTCTATGGCGATGCCCGTGAAAGCCTCAATGCGCTGCTGCCGATGGTCGATTGA
- a CDS encoding cytochrome b/b6 domain-containing protein, with protein MPQHASDQNSTRRLRHRLPVRAWHWINLWCLIVLLLSGLQIFNAHPALYWGSASSFDAPWLEMYAMRGADGSVHGITALGPWQFTTTGFLGYSDESVRGFPAWATLPSYQFLSMGRIWHFFFAWLFAISGALFVLYTLLTGHFRRNFWLDGRDWRGLGHDVIEHLKLRFHAHSGKYNSLQKLSYLGVVFVALPLMIVTGLCMSPTINAAAPWLLDLFGGRQSARSIHFITAFSLVLFAVVHVAMVLLSNPLRQLRAMITGRVPRSPSSSDQESSS; from the coding sequence ATGCCCCAACATGCGTCGGATCAAAACAGTACACGCCGCCTGCGTCATCGCCTGCCGGTGCGCGCCTGGCACTGGATCAACCTGTGGTGCCTGATCGTTTTACTGCTCAGTGGCCTACAGATTTTTAATGCCCACCCCGCGCTTTACTGGGGCAGTGCTTCCAGCTTTGATGCGCCCTGGCTTGAGATGTACGCCATGCGGGGCGCCGATGGCAGCGTCCACGGCATTACCGCGCTGGGGCCCTGGCAGTTCACGACCACCGGTTTTCTGGGCTATTCAGACGAGAGCGTGCGCGGTTTTCCAGCCTGGGCGACGCTGCCCAGCTATCAGTTTCTGAGCATGGGTCGAATCTGGCATTTTTTCTTTGCCTGGCTGTTTGCGATCAGCGGCGCGCTTTTTGTCCTGTATACCCTGCTGACCGGCCACTTTCGACGCAATTTCTGGCTTGATGGTCGAGACTGGCGCGGACTCGGCCATGATGTCATCGAGCATCTGAAGCTGCGCTTTCATGCCCATTCAGGCAAATACAACAGCCTGCAGAAACTGAGCTATCTCGGTGTTGTGTTCGTCGCGCTGCCCCTGATGATCGTGACAGGCCTTTGCATGTCGCCAACCATCAACGCCGCCGCGCCATGGCTGCTGGATCTGTTCGGCGGCCGCCAGAGTGCCCGTTCGATTCATTTCATCACGGCCTTTTCGCTGGTGCTGTTCGCCGTGGTCCACGTGGCAATGGTGCTGCTGTCGAATCCGCTGCGCCAGTTGCGCGCCATGATTACCGGTCGCGTTCCGCGCAGCCCGTCGTCTTCCGATCAGGAGTCTTCCTCATGA
- a CDS encoding molybdopterin-binding protein, whose translation MSRRTPTGPALTRRALLQRTLLGAAALGLTGCDRLSENESVVRLLGCAETLNLRAQRLLAGRESLAVEYPASMISPVFRPNGTVDPQTALYRQLAANDFSDWRLSVGGLVQTPLELSLDTLRTMPARTQITRHDCVEGWSAIGQWTGPVLGDILEQAGVHRSARYVVFHCMDQLDGAHDYYESIDMVEAFHPQTLLAHSLNGEPLPVGNGAPLRLRVERQLGYKMAKYLKGITLVEHFDDIQGGKGGYWEDRGYTWYAGI comes from the coding sequence ATGAGCCGTCGAACGCCCACAGGCCCCGCCCTGACCCGCCGGGCCCTTCTGCAGCGCACCCTGCTGGGTGCCGCGGCGCTGGGACTCACCGGCTGCGATCGGCTGTCGGAAAACGAGTCCGTGGTGCGACTGCTGGGCTGCGCCGAGACGCTCAATCTCAGGGCTCAGCGGCTGCTGGCCGGGCGTGAATCGCTGGCCGTGGAGTACCCGGCCTCGATGATCTCACCGGTCTTTCGACCCAATGGCACGGTGGACCCGCAAACGGCGCTATATCGACAGCTGGCCGCCAATGACTTCTCGGACTGGCGCCTGAGCGTGGGTGGGCTGGTACAAACGCCGCTGGAGCTCTCATTGGACACGCTTCGAACCATGCCCGCACGCACCCAGATCACCCGACACGACTGCGTGGAGGGCTGGAGCGCCATTGGCCAATGGACCGGGCCTGTGCTGGGCGACATTCTGGAGCAGGCCGGCGTGCACCGCTCGGCTCGCTACGTGGTGTTTCACTGCATGGACCAGCTTGATGGCGCACACGACTATTACGAAAGCATCGACATGGTCGAGGCCTTCCATCCCCAGACCCTGCTGGCCCATTCTCTCAACGGGGAGCCGCTTCCAGTCGGCAATGGCGCACCACTGCGGCTGCGCGTGGAGCGACAGCTCGGCTACAAAATGGCCAAGTACCTCAAGGGAATCACCCTGGTTGAGCATTTCGATGACATCCAGGGAGGCAAGGGTGGCTATTGGGAGGATCGCGGCTATACCTGGTATGCCGGCATCTAG
- a CDS encoding bile acid:sodium symporter family protein, with product MSLLARLNIDKFLLYLVCTVVLASLLPISGRYAEWFSIATTIAIGMLFFLHGARLSPKTVVKGMTHWRLHLVIFLTTFALFPVLGLIIGLLPPTLLSPALYTGILFLCVLPSTVQSSIAFTSIGGGNVAAAICSATASNILGMFITPVLLGLVLSVNADGGAGPSLGAIGHILMQLLVPFLLGQLLQPWIGQWIREHKAPLTIVDRGSILMVVYLAFSEAIVGGLWQQVDGVSIATMMVVDCVLLAVVLMVTRTVSRLMGFSREDEVTIVFCGSKKTLASGVPMANVLFPAAQVGSALLPLMLFHQIQLFVCAMLARRYATRRSAVTTETRTASSSA from the coding sequence GTGTCCCTACTTGCCCGTCTCAATATCGACAAGTTCCTCCTTTATCTTGTCTGCACCGTGGTGCTGGCCTCGCTGCTGCCGATTTCAGGCCGCTATGCCGAATGGTTTTCCATCGCCACCACCATTGCCATTGGCATGCTGTTTTTCCTCCATGGCGCGCGGCTATCGCCCAAAACCGTTGTGAAGGGCATGACCCACTGGCGTCTGCATCTGGTGATCTTTCTGACCACCTTTGCGCTCTTTCCGGTACTGGGGCTGATCATCGGGCTACTGCCCCCGACACTGCTGTCCCCGGCGCTGTATACCGGTATTCTTTTTTTATGCGTGCTGCCCTCGACCGTGCAATCCTCGATCGCCTTTACCTCGATCGGCGGCGGCAATGTGGCGGCTGCGATCTGTTCGGCCACGGCGTCCAATATTCTGGGCATGTTCATTACCCCGGTCCTTCTCGGGCTGGTGCTGAGCGTCAATGCCGATGGCGGCGCCGGGCCATCGCTGGGGGCCATCGGTCATATTCTCATGCAACTGCTGGTCCCCTTCCTGTTGGGGCAGCTCCTGCAACCCTGGATCGGCCAGTGGATTCGCGAGCACAAGGCGCCACTAACGATCGTGGATCGCGGCTCGATTCTGATGGTGGTTTATCTGGCCTTCAGCGAGGCAATCGTGGGCGGGCTGTGGCAGCAGGTCGATGGGGTCAGTATCGCGACCATGATGGTGGTGGATTGCGTGCTGCTGGCAGTGGTGCTGATGGTGACCCGCACCGTCAGCCGATTGATGGGCTTTTCACGCGAAGATGAAGTCACCATCGTCTTTTGTGGCTCCAAAAAGACGCTGGCTTCGGGCGTGCCCATGGCCAACGTGCTGTTTCCTGCCGCACAGGTCGGCAGTGCGCTGCTACCCTTGATGCTGTTTCACCAGATTCAGCTGTTTGTCTGTGCCATGCTGGCGCGGCGCTATGCAACGCGTCGCTCAGCAGTGACCACCGAGACTCGAACTGCTTCATCGAGTGCCTGA
- a CDS encoding DUF3072 domain-containing protein: MTNRTEDPGHNEQASNLEKDPSDWATGDERMTGAQASYLRTLCEEAGVEFDDSLNKADASRMIDELQHKTGRGEDH, from the coding sequence ATGACGAATCGCACGGAAGACCCCGGTCATAACGAACAGGCCAGCAATCTTGAAAAGGACCCCAGCGACTGGGCCACCGGTGATGAGCGCATGACCGGCGCCCAAGCCTCCTACCTTCGTACGCTGTGTGAAGAGGCCGGTGTCGAGTTTGATGACTCCCTCAACAAGGCCGATGCTTCCAGAATGATCGACGAGCTCCAGCACAAGACCGGACGCGGTGAGGATCACTGA